From the Eremothecium cymbalariae DBVPG#7215 chromosome 6, complete sequence genome, one window contains:
- the RET2 gene encoding coatomer subunit delta (similar to Ashbya gossypii AFR274C), which produces MVVLAVSITTKSGKPLLSRQFRDITKDRVMELLSNFQNLVASSSREHTFVEEEHVRYIYIPFDDYYIILITNRQSNIIQDMDTLNLFSQTVNSNLKGFSEEDMLNSAFDILGSFDEIISLGYKESLSLSQINTFLSMESHEEKIQEIIERNKEFEAAEERKRRELEISKKEFARRQGKLPPSWNDNMKFQGSNMSNAYNSYYSNASPAAQQSFKHLQQQQHTIEDGSFPTSPAASAINTPRGSGMKLTGKRGINVPDLSAKTSASPSKPAVSMLQSDEVKKINNGILVSVKETISAEISRDGSVTTSELKGVLELRINDPDLARARILLDPKVEVKDRSFQFKTHPNVDKNLFMSSKIIGLKDPQKAFPSNDQSLGVLRWRKVGSSDDNSLIPLNVSTWVSPSSDGTFDITLEYDINEEYNQQLKDLRFVVPIYTTNATIKEDANEVNGSIESIDEEHGVIIRVDPIAPGESGVVGFTIKALDEDALFPMSVVFSNPDEESIFSQVAVAQVQSSTEEGKQLPFDVTSTLRTDEYVIV; this is translated from the coding sequence ATGGTTGTTTTAGCCGTATCAATAACCACTAAAAGTGGTAAGCCATTACTCTCAAGGCAATTTAGAGACATCACAAAAGACCGTGTTATGGAATTATTGTCCAACTTTCAGAACCTAGTGGCAAGTTCCTCTAGGGAACACActtttgttgaagaagagcATGTGAggtacatatatataccatttGATGATtactatattattttaattacAAATCGTCAATCCAATATCATTCAAGATATGGATACCTTGAACTTATTTTCCCAAACAGTTAATTCTAATCTAAAGGGGTTTAGTGAGGAAGACATGCTGAACAGTGCATTCGATATCCTAGGATCTTTTGATGAGATTATATCTTTGGGCTACAAGGAGAGTTTGTCGTTAAGTCAAATCAACACTTTTTTGTCTATGGAATCTCATGAGGAAAAGATTCAAGAGATTATCGAACGCAAcaaagaatttgaagcCGCTGAGGAAAGGAAACGTCGTGAATTGGAGATTTCTAAAAAGGAGTTTGCAAGGAGACAAGGGAAACTTCCACCTAGTTGGAACGATAATATGAAATTCCAAGGTTCTAATATGAGCAATGCGTACAATAGTTACTACAGCAATGCGTCTCCTGCTGCGCAACAATCTTTCAAGCAtctgcaacaacagcagcataCAATTGAGGATGGTTCATTTCCTACAAGTCCAGCGGCATCAGCTATTAATACCCCAAGGGGATCCGGCATGAAGTTGACTGGTAAAAGGGGTATAAATGTCCCTGATTTGTCGGCTAAGACCTCAGCTAGTCCATCGAAGCCAGCTGTTAGTATGTTGCAGTCTGATGAGGtaaaaaagataaacaATGGCATCTTAGTCAGTGTTAAAGAGACTATTAGTGCAGAAATTTCACGTGATGGATCTGTGACTACGTCGGAGTTGAAAGGTGTCTTAGAGCTTCGTATCAATGACCCAGATCTAGCACGTGCGAGAATACTACTAGACCCCAAGGTCGAAGTTAAGGATAGATCATTCCAGTTCAAAACACACCCAAATGTTGACAAAAATCTGTTTATGTCCTCCAAGATAATTGGATTAAAGGATCCCCAAAAGGCGTTCCCTTCAAACGATCAGAGTTTAGGTGTTCTAAGATGGCGTAAGGTTGGATCTTCTGATGATAACAGTTTAATACCATTAAATGTTTCTACCTGGGTTTCTCCCTCTTCGGATGGCACATTCGATATCACCCTAGAGTATGACATCAACGAAGAATATAACCAGCAATTGAAGGACCTGCGCTTTGTTGTGCCGATATATACTACGAACGCCACTATAAAGGAAGATGCTAATGAAGTTAATGGTTCTATCGAGTCAATTGATGAGGAACATGGTGTTATTATCAGGGTCGATCCTATTGCGCCAGGCGAGTCAGGCGTTGTGGGCTTCACAATTAAAGCCCTGGATGAAGATGCTCTCTTCCCGATGAGTGTGGTATTTAGCAATCCAGACGAAGAGTCCATATTCTCCCAGGTCGCAGTTGCGCAGGTTCAGTCATCAACAGAGGAAGGGAAGCAGTTACCTTTTGATGTAACTTCAACCTTGCGGACCGATGAATACGTTATTGTTTAA
- the PRE4 gene encoding proteasome core particle subunit beta 7 (similar to Ashbya gossypii AFR258W), which translates to MNHDPFSWGRPSDVQYGAYDTKIANASSNAYPSMNTQQPIITGTSVVSMKYNNGVIIAADGMGSYGSLLRFSNVNRLFVVGNSTVVGISGDISDMQYIERLLEDMEIENNYDNAYAESSEALLPSYVFEYLTSLMYQRRSKMDPLWNAIIVAGVEDGKQFLKYVDLKGVRYSSPSLATGFGAHMAIPLMRKLVDNDEDVKQIDLETAKKAILDCMKVLFYRDARSSRSFSLAVIDRDSGVDLQKLEVENMTWSFAKDIKGYGTQKV; encoded by the coding sequence ATGAATCACGATCCTTTCAGCTGGGGTAGACCATCAGACGTTCAATATGGTGCATATGATACGAAAATAGCGAACGCGTCTTCCAATGCATATCCAAGCATGAATACACAGCAACCAATTATTACCGGTACATCAGTAGTTTCAATGAAATATAACAATGGTGTCATTATTGCAGCAGATGGCATGGGTTCCTATGGGTCTTTATTGagattttcaaatgtcAATAGGCTTTTTGTGGTAGGTAACAGCACTGTAGTGGGTATATCTGGCGATATCTCAGATATGCAGTATATCGAACGCCTTTTGGAGGACATggaaattgaaaataacTACGATAACGCATACGCAGAGAGCTCGGAGGCCTTGCTACCCAGCTATGTGTTTGAGTATTTAACATCGTTAATGTACCAAAGAAGGTCCAAGATGGATCCCCTATGGAACGCTATCATTGTTGCCGGTGTCGAGGACGGAAAgcagtttttaaaatacGTTGACTTGAAGGGCGTTAGATACTCTTCTCCCAGTTTGGCAACTGGGTTTGGTGCGCACATGGCGATCCCTCTAATGAGAAAACTTGTAGACAATGACGAAGACGTGAAGCAAATAGATTTAGAAACCGCCAAGAAGGCGATCCTAGATTGTATGAAAGTGCTCTTCTACAGAGATGCCCGCAGCTCTAGGTCATTTTCTTTGGCAGTCATCGATCGTGATTCTGGCGTAGATCTCCAGAAACTTGAAGTGGAAAACATGACGTGGAGCTTTGCTAAAGACATTAAAGGCTACGGAACTCAAAAAGTCTAG
- the PDE1 gene encoding 3',5'-cyclic-nucleotide phosphodiesterase PDE1 (similar to Ashbya gossypii AFR259W), which yields MVGFELTVLGGFGGPWDGGLQSFMLKPTGSQEYGYVCVDAGTGLKELIRLAATRGIGGKGMVTSYYENDYEPVDRFHDSSCKILCGIGTLSSKAADAFEDGDGKGQRKVLTSVEKGLELYHEIGEVFITHCHLDHIMAMVVNSPVIYAHKKSVLGLPLTIEVLKEHVFNDKIWPNLVSGDEPPFNLITFKPYESYICNSVPHWNVTCFPVSHGLTVVDRKPYYSTAYLFQDGRDGDSLLVCGDMESDRISNMSHLSEIWNYLATNIPFERVRGLVMECSTMDLKDESHLYGHMSTRHVIWELNRLKKAYGKPLDGLNVIVTHIKMESLDKDPRIIILKELREKSIEKGLGAIKFSVAIQGYTHFI from the coding sequence ATGGTTGGTTTTGAGCTTACTGTTCTAGGTGGATTTGGCGGACCGTGGGATGGAGGATTGCAGTCGTTTATGCTTAAACCGACAGGGTCGCAGGAATATGGTTATGTGTGTGTGGACGCGGGTACAGGGTTGAAGGAGTTGATTAGATTGGCGGCCACGCGTGGCATTGGCGGCAAAGGTATGGTGACGAGTTATTATGAGAATGATTATGAACCTGTAGATCGGTTTCATGATTCAAGCTGCAAGATTTTATGTGGCATCGGTACTTTGAGTTCTAAGGCGGCGGACGCATTTGAAGATGGCGATGGTAAGGGCCAACGAAAAGTGTTAACTTCTGTTGAGAAGGGTTTGGAGCTATACCACGAAATTGGGGAAGTGTTTATAACACACTGCCATTTGGATCATATCATGGCGATGGTTGTGAACTCGCCTGTGATTTACGCACATAAGAAGTCAGTATTAGGCTTACCTTTGACGATTGAGGTACTGAAGGAGCATGTGTTTAATGACAAAATATGGCCTAATTTGGTCAGCGGGGATGAGCCTCCATTCAATTTGATTACCTTTAAGCCCTATGAATCTTATATCTGCAATTCGGTGCCACATTGGAACGTCACCTGTTTCCCAGTAAGCCATGGGCTTACTGTTGTAGATCGGAAGCCCTATTATAGCACAGCATACCTGTTCCAGGATGGCAGGGATGGGGACTCATTGCTAGTCTGCGGCGATATGGAGTCAGATAGAATCTCAAACATGAGCCATCTCTCCGAGATCTGGAACTACTTGGCTACAAATATCCCATTTGAAAGGGTCCGCGGGTTGGTTATGGAATGCTCGACAATGGATTTGAAGGACGAATCACATTTATATGGGCATATGTCAACTAGACATGTTATATGGGAGTTGAATCGGTTGAAAAAAGCGTACGGCAAACCATTAGATGGGTTGAATGTCATTGTGACGCATATAAAAATGGAATCTTTGGACAAGGATCCAAGaattataatattaaaagaaCTAAGAGAAAAGAGTATAGAAAAGGGGTTGGGCGCTATTAAATTTTCGGTTGCTATCCAAGGTTACACTCACTTCATATGA
- the KGD4 gene encoding alpha-ketoglutarate dehydrogenase subunit KGD4 (similar to Ashbya gossypii AFR260C) → MRSSAVSFAKGNVPMIKFVGGRHAIGAMNVVPHPCTVDGLMPGSDRWLSVRDFLAKQAPFEVIPYVSKGGSGGGGQYVFKQRPLKENEVSSLLELPKKYRMRPMEELEIDIINHGGIN, encoded by the coding sequence ATGCGTAGTTCTGCTGTTTCATTTGCTAAGGGGAACGTCCCTATGATTAAGTTCGTTGGTGGGAGGCATGCGATAGGTGCTATGAATGTGGTACCACATCCATGCACTGTGGATGGGTTGATGCCTGGATCTGATCGGTGGTTGTCTGTGCGCGATTTCCTGGCTAAGCAAGCGCCCTTTGAGGTTATACCTTATGTGAGTAAGGGCGGTTCTGGTGGCGGGGGCCAGTATGTGTTTAAGCAGAGGCCATTGAAGGAAAACGAGGTGTCATCCTTGCTCGAGTTACCTAAAAAGTACCGTATGCGGCCCATGGAGGAACTCGAGATTGATATAATCAATCATGGAGGGATAAATTAA
- the RNR4 gene encoding ribonucleotide-diphosphate reductase subunit RNR4 (similar to Ashbya gossypii AAL136C), which produces MSGVSKEMAVPKETPSKVTAKVLSGLDLKESKKNLGQVLAKENGKENGKENGKENGKENGKENGNDSYNGEGEEEIDSVKLKLSQAAKEHKEFLKSHQVQRHKLKELEKDEPLLMENKRRFVLFPIKYHDIWQAYKRAEASFWTAEEIDLSKDIHDWNNRMTDNERYFISRVLAFFAASDGIVNENLVENFSAEVQVPEAKCFYGFQIMMENIHSETYSLLIDTYIKDPKESEFLFNAVETIPEIKEKAEWAIRWIQDEDALFGERLVAFAAVEGIFFSGSFAAIFWLKKKGLMPGLTFSNELICRDEGLHTDFACLLFAHLRNKPDPKIVERIITEAVDIEKRYFIDAIPVALLGMNAGLMSQYVEFVADRLLVALGNRKYFNVTNPFDFMENISLAGKTNFFEKRVSDYQKAGVMAKSSKQESETGAFTFDEDF; this is translated from the coding sequence ATGTCAGGAGTGTCAAAAGAGATGGCAGTTCCAAAGGAGACCCCATCGAAGGTTACAGCAAAGGTTCTATCAGGGCTGGATTTGAAGGAGTCAAAGAAGAATCTAGGGCAGGTGCtagcaaaagaaaatggcaAGGAAAATGGCAAGGAAAATGGTAAGGAAAACGGTAAGGAAAACGGTAAGGAAAACGGTAATGATAGTTATAATGGAGAGGGGGAGGAAGAGATAGATTCGGTCAAGTTGAAGCTGTCACAGGCAGCGAAGGAGCACAaagagtttttgaaatcgCACCAGGTGCAACGTCATAAGTTGAAGGAACTTGAGAAAGACGAGCCATTGCTTATGGAGAACAAGCGGCGTTTTGTGCTGTTTCCTATCAAGTATCATGATATTTGGCAAGCTTACAAGAGGGCCGAGGCTTCTTTCTGGACTGCAGAGGAAATAGACTTGTCCAAAGACATCCATGACTGGAACAACCGGATGACGGATAATGAGAGGTATTTCATTTCGCGGGTCTTGGCGTTCTTTGCAGCATCTGATGGAATTGTAAATGAGAATTTGGTGGAGAACTTTTCTGCTGAGGTACAGGTTCCAGAGGCTAAGTGTTTCTATGGCTTCCAGATAATGATGGAGAACATACACTCCGAGACGTACTCTTTATTGATCGACACGTACATTAAGGACCCCAAGGAATCAGAGTTTTTGTTCAATGCGGTAGAGACGATCCCTGAGATCAAGGAGAAGGCGGAATGGGCGATCAGATGGATCCAGGACGAGGATGCCTTGTTTGGAGAGCGACTCGTTGCTTTTGCTGCCGTAGAGGGTATTTTCTTCTCTGGGTCATTTGCTGCTATTTTCTGGCTAAAGAAGAAGGGATTAATGCCCGGGCTAACATTTTCTAATGAGTTAATTTGCAGAGACGAGGGTTTGCATACTGACTTTGCTTGTTTGCTCTTTGCTCACCTGAGAAACAAACCAGACCCCAAGATAGTAGAAAGGATTATCACAGAAGCGGTGGACATTGAGAAGAGATACTTTATTGATGCCATTCCAGTGGCACTTTTGGGTATGAATGCCGGCTTGATGAGCCAGTATGTAGAGTTTGTTGCTGACAGACTACTAGTAGCATTGGGAAATagaaaatatttcaatgtCACAAATCCATTCGATTTCATGGAGAACATCTCCTTAGCTGGTAAGACtaatttctttgaaaagagaGTTTCTGATTATCAGAAAGCTGGTGTTATGGCAAAGTCCAGTAAACAAGAGTCTGAAACTGGTGCTTTCACGTTTGACGAAGACTTCTAA
- the THI4 gene encoding thiamine thiazole synthase (similar to Ashbya gossypii AAL137W) — MSQIITETQSLTVSSTTISHALSDVVKSEDWSDFEFKPIRESTVSRAMTSRYFKDLDKYAVSDVVIVGAGSSGLSAAYVLAKSRPDLRIAIVEANVAPGGGAWLGGQLFSAMIMRKPAHLFLNDLGISYEDEGDYVVVKHAALFTSTVLSKVLEFPNVKLFNATAVEDLVTKPDANGEITIAGVVTNWTLVTMAHDLQSCMDPNVIELEGYKEDGTRDLSKKHGVVLSTTGHDGPFGAFCAKRLAALDSRQKISGMQTLDMNSAEAGVVKQSGSTAGARYMYFAGMETATKKGVSRMGPTFGAMAVSGIKAAEEILRHFAE; from the coding sequence ATGTCTCAAATTATTACGGAAACCCAGTCTTTGACAGTTAGTTCGACGACTATCAGTCATGCTTTATCGGACGTTGTGAAATCTGAGGATTGGTcagattttgaatttaagCCTATTAGGGAGTCTACGGTCTCCCGTGCCATGACTTCTCGTTACTTCAAAGACCTGGACAAGTATGCTGTTTCCGATGTCGTAATTGTTGGTGCAGGTTCGTCTGGGTTATCTGCGGCATACGTTCTTGCCAAAAGCAGACCTGACTTGAGGATTGCTATAGTTGAAGCCAACGTAGCACCTGGTGGAGGTGCATGGTTGGGTGGGCAGTTATTCTCTGCTATGATTATGAGGAAGCCTGCGCAtctatttttaaatgatcTGGGGATTTCTTATGAAGATGAGGGGGACTACGTTGTTGTGAAGCATGCAGCTCTTTTCACATCAACGGTGCTATCTAAGGTGTTGGAGTTTCCTAATGTCAAGCTCTTCAATGCTACTGCAGTGGAGGACTTGGTTACCAAGCCAGATGCCAATGGTGAGATAACTATTGCTGGCGTGGTTACAAACTGGACTTTGGTGACAATGGCCCATGATTTACAGTCGTGCATGGACCCTAATGTGATTGAGCTAGAGGGCTACAAGGAGGATGGAACGAGAGATTTATCAAAGAAGCACGGTGTTGTGCTGTCAACAACAGGCCATGACGGGCCCTTTGGTGCTTTCTGTGCTAAGAGACTTGCCGCTTTAGATTCAAGGCAAAAGATCAGCGGGATGCAAACCTTAGACATGAATAGTGCAGAGGCAGGCGTGGTCAAACAGTCTGGGTCTACCGCTGGTGCCAGATACATGTACTTTGCTGGCATGGAAACCGCAACTAAGAAGGGTGTCTCAAGAATGGGACCTACTTTTGGAGCGATGGCTGTTTCTGGCATTAAAGCAGCGGAGGAAATCTTGAGACATTTTGCCGAATGA
- the OKP1 gene encoding Okp1p (similar to Ashbya gossypii AAL138C) has product MSKNILDEILSDSDISKDEDEGSMASLNADAFRLDGKQPTDGNGNMELFVRDEDSSPLGKETANSNQVYRSISEDGSDEVSDIKTPPRERKRVRFNAGQDAETDKDDDELNPWDLKRAVRKQFKEKLPENYEIKTWKRPPKHLIRSLLEIMEGNVERAAEDVMNKYSDECIHTLGPEEFEKFQEDKKQVLFNMIGKLRSRLKRTKFPSRISDHALDIEYIYTKRNFIQQRYETELDNTEKVELQLVEEQQVLATIKNQASQATAKQLLEQLTADLHPSLNKAISNAYGLIKDQENTRETYLRDVDNLNLKPSISDA; this is encoded by the coding sequence ATGTCTAAGAACATTTTAGATGAGATATTATCAGAttcagatatttctaaagatgaagatgaaggGTCAATGGCTAGCTTGAATGCAGATGCATTTCGATTAGATGGGAAACAACCTACCGATGGTAATGGCAATATGGAATTGTTTGTAAGGGATGAGGATAGCAGTCCGTTGGGCAAGGAAACTGCTAATTCCAATCAAGTTTACCGTAGTATCAGTGAAGATGGATCGGATGAAGTGAGTGATATTAAAACACCCCCAAGAGAGCGGAAACGGGTTAGATTTAACGCAGGTCAAGACGCAGAGACTGATAAAGATGACGATGAGCTAAATCCATGGGACTTGAAAAGAGCTGTGCGAAAACAGTTTAAGGAGAAGCTTCCAGAAAATTACGAGATCAAAACCTGGAAACGACCCCCCAAGCATCTAATAAGATCTCTTTTAGAGATTATGGAAGGTAATGTAGAAAGAGCGGCGGAGGACGTTATGAACAAGTATAGCGATGAGTGTATACATACCCTAGGCCctgaagagtttgaaaagttccAAGAGGACAAGAAACAGGTCCTATTCAATATGATTGGGAAGCTAAGAAGCCGTTTGAAACGAACAAAGTTTCCATCCCGAATTTCTGATCATGCACTTGACATagaatacatatataccaAGCGGAATTTCATTCAGCAACGTTATGAGACAGAATTAGATAATACGGAAAAAGTGGAATTACAGCTGGTTGAAGAGCAACAAGTCTTGGCTACAATAAAGAATCAAGCCTCTCAAGCAACAGCCAAGCAGTTACTAGAACAGTTGACCGCAGATCTTCACCCCTCTTTAAATAAGGCGATATCTAACGCATATGGACTTATTAAAGATCAAGAAAATACACGAGAAACCTACCTAAGGGATGTTGATAACCTTAACTTAAAGCCTAGCATCAGCGATGCTTAG